CTGGATAACCTTTCCCTATGAGTCATGCTAGAGTAAACCGTCAGGCGAAGAACCGAAAGGTCTCGCCAACCAATGCGCCAGCCTATCCAAGCTCATCAAACAACATAACATAATCCaactgactgactcactcacaTATGAATAATGAATATGGAATAAACTGCTTGTGATAATTTACAAATGCTTGAAgaacaaaacattaaaaaaatattattctcATCAGCAAGGAAGCAGGTGTGATTTTAGTAAGTGTATGGTAACTTcagggtttggtttggttaggtgaagtttagggcatcttctaAGACACGACAGATAGCAAATTACAACAGAAATCAACAGACAGACCTCAGATTGTTATATAGAATGTCTCAATAGTAATGGACAGACTGTACTTACTGgttactggttaactcttgtattaggAAGCTGGAgcaataaaaggataaaagaatgaatgtactggttaactcttgcattagggagttggagtAATAAAAGAATGactatactggttaactcttgcattagaaagttggactaatgaaagagatgagaatgaatgtactggttaactcttccattagaaagttggactaatgaaagagatgagaatgaatgtactggttaactcttgcattaggaagctggAACAATGAAagggataaatgaatgaatgtactggttaactcttccattagaaagttggactaatgaaagagatgagaatgaatgtactggttaactcttgcattagaaagttggactaatgaaagagatgagaatgaatgtactggttaactcttgcattaggaagctggAACAATGAAagggataaatgaatgaatgtactggttaactcttgcattagaaagttggactaATGAGAGATAAGAATAAATGTACTGGTTAAAGCTTGCATTAGGAGGTAGAACTAATAAAAGATGAATGGATatactggttagctcttgcaATAGAAAGTTGTACTACTGAAAGAGATGAGAATGAATATACTGGTTAGAGATGGAAGGATGAAGATACTGGTTCACTCTTGCATTAGtcagttggacagcatagggatgagctcagtgttttttttctttttcttcttgaagTGACAACAGGTAACACTAATGACCCTTACCTGCAAATAGTGTCCCTCATGGCACGCTGCTACTGGAACCCCCAAACAGTGCTTCCCACGGACCTGTAGAAAGCCCTACGTAAGATAAGGTTTGGTTGAGTCTCACCCCCTTTCCTTATATTTgccatttcaccttttttttcagtatttcagTCATTCAGATTAAATTCCTATTGGTTTGCTTGTTGTCCCTTTTTCTCAATTTATCATCTCCATTTCactcacttttttcttcattagttGTCAGAGAGAATTCCTTGTCCAGGTTTTATTAAATGTAGAGTTTGGGGCTTTAGATCAATCAGTTGTGTTATTGTTACTTAGTTTCCAATCTTATTATGTTCTGAAGTGCTAAAGTTATTTCAGATCATAGCAAATTCTCTTATCAGGTAGTTTCCAATCTATTACGTTCTGAAATGCTAAAGTTATTTCAGATCATAGCAAATTCTGTTACCAGGTAGTTTCCAATCTATTACGTTCTGAAATGCTAAAGTTATTTCAGATCATAGCAAATTCTCTTACCAGGTAGTTTCCAATCTATTACGTTCTGAAATGCTAGTTATTTCAGATCATAGCAAATTCTCTTACCAGGTAGTTTCCAATCTTATTATGTTCTGAAATGCTAAAGTTATTTCAGATCATAACAAATTCTCTTATCAGGTAGTTTCCAATCTATTACGTTCTGAAATGCTAAAGTTATTTCAGATCATAACAAATTCTCTTATCAGGTAGTTTCCAATCTTATTACGTTCTGAAGTGCTGAGGTTATTCACATCATTGCAAATTCTTTTACCAGGTTCACATGTACTATTTAGACAAGTCAGATGTGCCAGTATCAGTCACTTATAAAATTCCcactcttattcttttctctatacTATTTCAGTGTCAAAGCAAATGCCTATTCAAAGTTTTATCATATGTACTGTATAGGTCAGTTGGGTTATTATTAATCACTTATCGCTGaggtatttatattatttcagcaACATCAAAGTGGAGTGATTGCTTGTATTAGTCTTAGTAAGTGTATGGTAACTTCagggtttggtttggttaagtgaagtttagggtatcttctaaGACATGACATGACCTTATATTCTGCTATGTACAAGTGGGGGACAAAGATTGAAGGGTGTACTTTTTTTATACTGGTGGTTTTGTTACCCTTATGATCCACTATTATGTTGTTTTAATTACATGTACTGCTTTGAAGATGCTCCCATTTCCTGCTATGAACAAGGTGGGCAATAGACGACAGTTCAGTGGAGTTTCTTTATACTAGTGAAAGGTTTTGTTAAATTTATGTTCTACTTTTCATATCggatttttttcttatcaatttaaAACTCCTTTCCCTTCAGTTTTAGTATATACGAGTTCcaagtttatttttcttcctatttatgtATAAGAGCAGTCATGTATTTGTATCTCAGGCTTACTGTTTCTGGCCTTTTCAATACTGCTTTCTTCACCTCAAAAAGTATATCTATTACATCTTAGCCTATTTCCATCAGCTATAGGAAGTCCTCTAAAATTGTCCCAGTGATATATTTTTTAGCAATGTGTTTCATCAtatgggacttttttttttttatagtattttgtcTAATGGTCTTCCTCTGTAACATGAAGAGTAGACATATACTGGGGAACTATGCTTTTCTACAGTATTTTGTGCTTATATTTGTCTGCCTTTAACATGAAAAAACTAAAATAGGTAGACTTTTCCTTGAgttatgaaaaaatgaaaaaggtaaGTTTTCTGGGTTATGAGGAAATTAAAAGAGGCAGACTGTTTTCTGGGTTATCATCAAAGGACCTCTGCTAGCCTGGAACACCCGACAGTTGGCGAGGCATGATAGAAAGAGGCATGGTAGCTGTGAATCCTTTATTAAGACAGAGCACGCTAGTAGTacaaccactcacacacacaccagaaggaCAACAGTAGACTCACATATACCATCAACTTCACATCAGAAACTCTCCACACAAAGAAGTGACTCATCCGACACATCCAGGCTGCGAGACACGGTCGTTCATCTCAAGCACATCTGGATTCACATCTCTCGCCGGGTGTCATCCATCAGCATACACATACATGTATTCCATCCCCATCCTTCTCCATCTGCACATTCTCAGGGTGTCAAGCATCTTCCTTCCAGTACATGCACATACCAGTCATGTGTATCTCTCCCTAACCCTTATCTACCTTAGCCCTAGTCTTCCTACCTAGTACCAACGCCCTAGACACTCCTCCCGAGAGAGGGACGCGCCCTGTCAACCCCCGCACTCTGGTCAAGAAGCTTAAGGTGACATACGCAATGATTGGCAAAGCTGTTcctgggaagaggaggatggtagTACTTAATCAATTTAGGTGTGGCTTTATGAACTATTGAGGGACATCCAATTCACGCCAAGAGGTAAGTTATACGCAGTGCAACGCATCCACCAGACCGGCAGCTCCTgtcgtcacacacacacgccactccACACGTCACCTACTGGCAGGACACGCACTTTTGTACCTTCCTACAATTTAATGTTTAGAAACTCACAGCACACACTTTTAATAAAGGGCCTGTATGGAGTCATGTACACCTCGTATATGGGTGAAAATCTACGTAAGTGTTATTTATATCTTGGGgtgaaatgaatggaaggaaaagaacagtaaTGTTTATAATTTGTGAGACTATTCCTTATCAATCGTACAGAAATACACTCATGCCAAAAAACTAAAATCAGAAATTCTTTCATTTATGACTGAGAAGAGCTTGTGGTTTAACACAAGGCCTGCTTGTTAAATCTTACATGGCTCTGTCACACCTCCTTTCAACAGTGGGTCACGGGAGAGCAGGAAGGCTGGCAATGCTTACTTAGTATTAGCTCACTGGGAAGCCAACTCACAAAATGAAGAATGAACTAAACAAAACACTTCCATTATGAACCCAAAAACACATGCAAACATCACATCTTACTGGATAAGATAAATGCCacttgaaacaacaacaacaacccagccGGGCCATGTCTTCCACGCAGAAGTCAGGTATGTATTGGACGAGCCTTCCTGCCTCCACCAGGCCACTCTGACCACCATGCTCAACACACAGACTTTGTACTGTGATTCCCAGGTCAGTGACCTCGGCAACACTgagaggtgaggtcaggtgaggtcaaggTTATAATTGCCCCTTCCCCAGAATAAGTAAAAGCAAGAGGTTTATTGCCATGAACACATTTTTGCACCAAGCTTTAAGGACTGAAAAATTTCCCTTGCACACAATTTTTACACAACTCAAATTCATCGGCAATACACTTCCAACTATTATACTTTCCTAGAcaagaattgaaggaaaaaagactTGTGCAGTGCTCACTGACAGAATGCTAAGCAATAAGATCTGTTGAGCAGGGTGTGAAGGGGCAAGAGTCTACACTAGACCAATGAGACTCATGCACTTTTTGGTTATCATAAACAGATGCACTCGAAGTATTAAAATAGAGGCCAATGCTCATACGAGACTTTCAAAATATATCAATTTGTAGCATGACACACACTCATAGCTTGGCCTTCCTAGTCTACACACTCAGAGCTTCCTCGGTCACACCTCACACTGGCAAATATCGAGTCTGTGATTAGAATGAGAAACATGATTATAACTAAGTGAAGGAGCGGGCAGTTCCCGGCGCCCTCCGTCCCCCATGCCTGCCCCGGAACACGGCGGGGCAGCCACAGGGGCGCGTGCAGCCCCGGAAACCAACGGCCCCACACTGCTTTGCTGCAAACAAACACACTATATACAAGACTCCTGGTTCCACACTGTTCACATAGGGCGAACAGCTACAACTATTGGgggggaaaaaaagcaagaaagtgTGACCTTAGATTACATTGGTGTCATGAAGCAGGTTGGAAAAAATCATTTGTCAACTGTAACATTTATAACAGCATTTCATGAGAACGGTATGGAGCCAGGCTCATGGTACTGATTGTTGCCTCAGTCCTCCCGGCCAGTGAGGGGGCGTGAGGGCAGCACCGTCACGCCCCCCCGGGGGCCGGGAGGGCCTCTCTCACGCGACTGAGACTTGCACACCCATTGGACTAACTTTTTGCACAACCCTGGCATAGGCAAGCTCTGCCATCCACACGTCCATACCACTCTCAGTACAATGGAGCTGTCACACGCGCCTGGTCACTTTCCTGCGGGCATGAGCCACGCCGCGGCCCTGCCCCGGGAGGCTACACACAGCGAGAGGAGCGCCCATACAATCATACCATGTGTTCCACTATGGCTGCAACACTCGGGGCTACACCCACCCATACATGACCACCACACCAAATGATACACACTAAGCGTGAATATTATTATAGTTAAAGTGAATACTATGCTAAATCTATGGAGCATGCTTGAGACAAGGGAAGAGGGAGTGTTGACATgaccacacacacataacaccccTGAGCCACCCCCTCTGCCTTTGCAGGCCGCTAAGATTATAATATTCAGCACACTCAAAAAGGGATGTAAACATTCtgacagcatcatcatcatcatcatcattcttcaacTACTTGTTCATAGCCTGGTGTCATCATCCACTCCTCAGCCACCCAGGTCTGCCGTACATCTGTCATCTCTCTCTTACATGTCATACCTGTTGTACTTCTCGCGGCCCCCCTGAGATGGCCCCCAAGACCCCCCCTGATTGCCCTCGCCCCAACTCCCCCCCCCACTGGAGCCCCCAGTGCCCCAGCTCCCATGGCTGCCCCCTCCCCCAGCAgtctggttgactggtggagGGTTATTGGGGGGCCCCCCCTGGCTTGGCTGGCCCCCCTGACTGTAGCCGGGAGCCTGTGTGCCATCCTGATTCTGCTGCTGCAGGTTCCCCAGAAGTCCCCAGCTAGCCTGGCTGAGGGCAGCCAGCATGGGCATGGTCAGGGCCCCCATGTTGAGGGGATTGACATTCTGCCCACTGCCCTGCCCTCCCTGTCCTGACCCTAGCCCCAGCGACGTGCCCAGAGCTGCCAGGTTGGGCATGTCGCGGCTCCCGGCCTGATTCCAGCTTCCCCCATTGTTCATGCCCCCCCCGTAGCTGCCATACTGCCCGTACCGCCCATCCATGCGCCCACCACGTCCAAAAGGCCCGCGGTTGGGGTCACTCTTGGGCGCAGCGTTGGACACATGGACGGAGGTTCCCTTCACTATGTGGTCCTCCCCACACAGGTTCTGAGCTACTTCAGGATCTAGGAAAGTGACAAAGGCAAAGGCCCTGAATGGCTTAGGAATGAAAACATCGGTGACCTCACCAAACTTGCTGAAGTACTCGCGCAGGTCATCGGCGGTGATGTCTTCGGTGCAGCGGCCGATGAACACCTTGCTGTTCACCTGCTGAACTTGGCCTTCCTGCAGGGGGATACCGGTTAATAACACACAACCCCAGAAGCCCGATAAGGTGAAGGCGGCCCCAGGAGAGCTGGCGACTCCGGCCGGCGCAAGGGACTGGCAGCTAGACTGGCCGGGGCACAAGGCTGGGCAGAATGTGGTTGGCCATCGTATCTATACTAACTGGTCAATGCTGCTCATTGATTGGTGCTGAGCTGAATGACTGAAGGGCCTTCACACTAGGCACATGTTCCCCAACCAACCAACCCATCAGGAGGGTGATGTGCTTGGCTGGTTGGGTGTGCGATGAGCAAGCGTTGATCAGCCTTGCTCACCGTTCAGTCGGTGAGCCATTGCTCATACTAGACCAAAAACATCAAAGAAGCTTTTCGTGTATCATGAATAAATCATTAGATCATTAAAGCTAAAAACTAAAAGCTGAGAAGAATATATATTGTATCAGAGACCTCTGGTCGCAATGAAATTATTAATAGAATAGGTTCTACACTGATACGTCAGAGAATGCTCAGAAGTCATGGATCAGTGACGTGCAATCATTAAGGATAAGTTGAAAATAGCCTTTTCCCCAACATTATGCTATTAGTCATAATATTGTCATTAAGTTAAAACATGAACGGTGGCTTACGCGCGACGGAAGATTCCCCATGCCTGGCCAATCAGCGTGCGACGCCAAACCCATCGGCCAATGAAACTCGTGGGCTTCAAATTGTTGCTGTTGGTCGTACAGTGAGGCGCTCTGTCCCAATGTGAAGGGATCAGGAGGTGGTTGGTGAAACGAGCAACCGTTTGGTGAGCAATGGTTGGAGGAAATGTGCTAGTG
The Eriocheir sinensis breed Jianghai 21 chromosome 60, ASM2467909v1, whole genome shotgun sequence genome window above contains:
- the LOC126985822 gene encoding TAR DNA-binding protein 43-like isoform X2, translated to MVNMSCYIQVCEDENDEPIEIPTEDDNTLLLSTLVAQFPGACGLKYRHAESRSMRGVRLVDGRLHSPDEGWNYVFFCVFPKENKRKSDDHLESSMSKTKRMESKQRCSDLIVLGLPWKTTEKELREYFEPFGEVLMAQVKKDPKTNQSKGFGFIRFGNYETQVRVLSQRHMIDGRLCDVKIPNSKSASLYDQQQQFEAHEFHWPMGLASHADWPGMGNLPSREGQVQQVNSKVFIGRCTEDITADDLREYFSKFGEVTDVFIPKPFRAFAFVTFLDPEVAQNLCGEDHIVKGTSVHVSNAAPKSDPNRGPFGRGGRMDGRYGQYGSYGGGMNNGGSWNQAGSRDMPNLAALGTSLGLGSGQGGQGSGQNVNPLNMGALTMPMLAALSQASWGLLGNLQQQNQDGTQAPGYSQGGQPSQGGPPNNPPPVNQTAGGGGSHGSWGTGGSSGGGSWGEGNQGGSWGPSQGGREKYNRYDM
- the LOC126985822 gene encoding TAR DNA-binding protein 43-like isoform X4, translated to MVNMSCYIQVCEDENDEPIEIPTEDDNTLLLSTLVAQFPGACGLKYRHAESRSMRGVRLVDGRLHSPDEGWNYVFFCVFPKEERLRNMIPAATGLMEFESSYLLENKRKSDDHLESSMSKTKRMESKQRCSDLIVLGLPWKTTEKELREYFEPFGEVLMAQVKKDPKTNQSKGFGFIRFGNYETQVRVLSQRHMIDGRLCDVKIPNSKEGQVQQVNSKVFIGRCTEDITADDLREYFSKFGEVTDVFIPKPFRAFAFVTFLDPEVAQNLCGEDHIVKGTSVHVSNAAPKSDPNRGPFGRGGRMDGRYGQYGSYGGGMNNGGSWNQAGSRDMPNLAALGTSLGLGSGQGGQGSGQNVNPLNMGALTMPMLAALSQASWGLLGNLQQQNQDGTQAPGYSQGGQPSQGGPPNNPPPVNQTAGGGGSHGSWGTGGSSGGGSWGEGNQGGSWGPSQGGREKYNRYDM
- the LOC126985822 gene encoding TAR DNA-binding protein 43-like isoform X5, yielding MVNMSCYIQVCEDENDEPIEIPTEDDNTLLLSTLVAQFPGACGLKYRHAESRSMRGVRLVDGRLHSPDEGWNYVFFCVFPKENKRKSDDHLESSMSKTKRMESKQRCSDLIVLGLPWKTTEKELREYFEPFGEVLMAQVKKDPKTNQSKGFGFIRFGNYETQVRVLSQRHMIDGRLCDVKIPNSKEGQVQQVNSKVFIGRCTEDITADDLREYFSKFGEVTDVFIPKPFRAFAFVTFLDPEVAQNLCGEDHIVKGTSVHVSNAAPKSDPNRGPFGRGGRMDGRYGQYGSYGGGMNNGGSWNQAGSRDMPNLAALGTSLGLGSGQGGQGSGQNVNPLNMGALTMPMLAALSQASWGLLGNLQQQNQDGTQAPGYSQGGQPSQGGPPNNPPPVNQTAGGGGSHGSWGTGGSSGGGSWGEGNQGGSWGPSQGGREKYNRYDM
- the LOC126985822 gene encoding TAR DNA-binding protein 43-like isoform X1 — encoded protein: MVNMSCYIQVCEDENDEPIEIPTEDDNTLLLSTLVAQFPGACGLKYRHAESRSMRGVRLVDGRLHSPDEGWNYVFFCVFPKEERLRNMIPAATGLMEFESSYLLENKRKSDDHLESSMSKTKRMESKQRCSDLIVLGLPWKTTEKELREYFEPFGEVLMAQVKKDPKTNQSKGFGFIRFGNYETQVRVLSQRHMIDGRLCDVKIPNSKSASLYDQQQQFEAHEFHWPMGLASHADWPGMGNLPSREGQVQQVNSKVFIGRCTEDITADDLREYFSKFGEVTDVFIPKPFRAFAFVTFLDPEVAQNLCGEDHIVKGTSVHVSNAAPKSDPNRGPFGRGGRMDGRYGQYGSYGGGMNNGGSWNQAGSRDMPNLAALGTSLGLGSGQGGQGSGQNVNPLNMGALTMPMLAALSQASWGLLGNLQQQNQDGTQAPGYSQGGQPSQGGPPNNPPPVNQTAGGGGSHGSWGTGGSSGGGSWGEGNQGGSWGPSQGGREKYNRYDM
- the LOC126985822 gene encoding TAR DNA-binding protein 43-like isoform X3; amino-acid sequence: MVNMSCYIQVCEDENDEPIEIPTEDDNTLLLSTLVAQFPGACGLKYRHAESRSMRGVRLVDGRLHSPDEGWNYVFFCVFPKEERLRNMIPAATGLMEFESSYLLENKRKSDDHLESSMSKTKRMESKQRCSDLIVLGLPWKTTEKELREYFEPFGEVLMAQVKKDPKTNQSKGFGFIRFGNYETQVRVLSQRHMIDGRLCDVKIPNSKVTHPCYEGQVQQVNSKVFIGRCTEDITADDLREYFSKFGEVTDVFIPKPFRAFAFVTFLDPEVAQNLCGEDHIVKGTSVHVSNAAPKSDPNRGPFGRGGRMDGRYGQYGSYGGGMNNGGSWNQAGSRDMPNLAALGTSLGLGSGQGGQGSGQNVNPLNMGALTMPMLAALSQASWGLLGNLQQQNQDGTQAPGYSQGGQPSQGGPPNNPPPVNQTAGGGGSHGSWGTGGSSGGGSWGEGNQGGSWGPSQGGREKYNRYDM